From the genome of Fusobacterium varium, one region includes:
- the lptB_2 gene encoding Lipopolysaccharide export system ATP-binding protein LptB, translated as MRSLVAQNLCKSYKKRTVVDNVSLEVNKGEIVGLLGPNGAGKTTTFYMITGIIKPESGKVYCDNNDVTTYPMFKRANLGIGYLAQEPSVFRNLTVEENIAAVLEMKGIAPKEQQEIIEKLMEEFKLTHVRKSLGYSLSGGERRRIEIARTIANNPSFILLDEPFAGVDPIAVEDIQQIIRYLRNRGLGILITDHSVRETLRITEKAYIMANGKVLISGTPEEISNDETARKIYLGEKFKLD; from the coding sequence ATGAGAAGTTTAGTAGCTCAGAATCTTTGTAAAAGTTATAAAAAAAGAACAGTAGTGGACAATGTAAGCCTTGAGGTAAATAAAGGAGAGATAGTAGGACTTCTTGGTCCTAATGGAGCAGGAAAAACAACTACTTTCTATATGATAACTGGAATAATAAAGCCAGAAAGTGGTAAAGTTTATTGTGATAATAATGATGTAACAACTTATCCTATGTTTAAAAGAGCTAACCTTGGAATAGGATATCTGGCACAGGAGCCATCTGTTTTTAGAAATCTTACAGTGGAAGAAAATATTGCAGCAGTTCTTGAAATGAAAGGAATAGCTCCTAAAGAACAACAGGAGATAATAGAAAAACTTATGGAAGAGTTTAAACTTACTCATGTAAGAAAATCTTTAGGTTATTCATTATCTGGTGGGGAAAGAAGAAGAATAGAAATAGCCAGAACAATAGCAAACAATCCAAGTTTTATACTTTTGGACGAACCTTTTGCTGGAGTTGATCCAATAGCAGTTGAAGATATACAGCAGATAATAAGATACTTGAGAAATAGAGGATTGGGAATATTGATAACAGACCATAGTGTGAGAGAAACATTGCGTATTACGGAAAAAGCATATATAATGGCAAATGGAAAAGTTTTAATTAGTGGAACACCAGAGGAAATATCTAATGATGAAACAGCAAGAAAAATTTATTTAGGTGAAAAGTTTAAATTAGATTAA
- the dus gene encoding Probable tRNA-dihydrouridine synthase, with the protein MIKIYTAPIAGVTDYTYRGILKEFKPDLLFTEMVSINALEVACEKTLKVILRLREGDSVQLFGKDIKKMVESAKFVESLGVKHIDINSGCPMKKIVNNGYGAALMEQPELVKAMLSEVRSALNDKTDLSIKIRVGYKESKNPVEIAKIAQETGCKHITIHGRTREQMYTGKADWSIIKEVKESVDIPVIGNGDIFTAEDAKERVDYSGVDGIMLARGIFGNPWLIRDIREYFEYGKILHPVTDIEKIDMAIKHTKRTEVEHPERPFIFELRKHLCWYLKGIRNTAEIKDKINHTDNYNEIVELLNRVKDNLLSEPEIVSM; encoded by the coding sequence ATGATAAAAATATACACTGCTCCTATTGCAGGAGTTACAGATTATACATATAGAGGAATTCTGAAAGAATTCAAGCCAGATCTTTTATTTACAGAAATGGTAAGTATAAATGCTTTAGAAGTGGCATGTGAAAAAACACTTAAAGTTATTTTAAGACTCAGGGAAGGAGATTCTGTACAACTTTTTGGTAAAGATATTAAAAAAATGGTAGAGAGTGCAAAATTTGTAGAAAGTCTTGGAGTAAAACATATAGATATAAATTCAGGCTGTCCAATGAAAAAAATAGTCAATAATGGGTATGGGGCAGCTCTTATGGAGCAACCAGAGTTGGTTAAAGCTATGCTTTCTGAAGTAAGAAGTGCTTTAAATGATAAAACAGATCTTTCTATAAAAATAAGAGTAGGGTACAAGGAAAGTAAAAATCCAGTAGAAATAGCTAAAATAGCACAAGAAACTGGTTGCAAACATATAACTATACATGGAAGAACAAGAGAACAGATGTATACAGGAAAAGCTGATTGGAGCATTATAAAAGAAGTAAAAGAAAGTGTAGATATCCCAGTTATAGGAAATGGTGATATATTTACTGCTGAAGATGCCAAAGAGAGAGTGGATTATTCTGGAGTAGATGGGATTATGTTGGCTAGAGGAATATTTGGAAATCCGTGGTTGATAAGAGATATCAGAGAGTATTTTGAATATGGGAAAATACTTCATCCAGTAACAGATATAGAAAAAATTGATATGGCAATAAAGCATACTAAAAGAACAGAGGTAGAGCACCCAGAAAGACCTTTTATTTTTGAACTTAGGAAACATTTGTGTTGGTATTTAAAAGGAATAAGAAATACTGCTGAAATAAAAGATAAAATAAATCATACAGATAATTATAATGAAATAGTAGAACTTTTAAATAGAGTGAAAGATAATCTTCTTTCAGAACCAGAAATAGTAAGTATGTAA
- a CDS encoding Organic solvent tolerance protein OstA, giving the protein MNKKKIYIIIFVVIIILGYLNYFKDENDLSDIKKAIETTNVTYDSEDYHVEADKQVDYVDDNETNFEKAKALVKDMVISGDNVFIDKVRNLALKNNILGVSPNGWKFNTEAARYDKLKDEITSDVGVSAENAEKKVKVSGKNFVTDSKMSYIELKDNVVLENEKIKLKGDIGRYSDASKIVTLSGNITIDGTDRENAEISGNFLNLKYSVDDKILEAWEPYDVTYSGAKLSAGNLWYQDTTEALLVTKNVIIETNGYKIYVDKIQREANSNIVKFFGKITGSNGIYSFSGKEAVYDINTGELTFYGDVKITSTKGEELTADKIVYNNNTKFITAYGEKKDAVYISNNGELRSKEFRYNNETKELFADKKYDFKSQKYDSIGDKFYFNDLTKDGYIVNGTMYDKIKKQTAKGKRMDFNTETKIYTVKENSVFENQDYRLESNDITYNGVTGKVETPDKYKVISLKNETSFTGVGAVYDENTGELVSNGEINASGRNFIASGENLTYNNKNGIGELQSKISFTNTKNGTTVTGDKLLFQKDNYMELIGNLVINSEKIVAKSSRGKYNLEEEKVYIPEKIDFESKDKLTSGTMSKGVFDVKASVFTGDNFKGKNKENDIKSDKMKYYTNEDKVEFGKNTVIVTPESRLRGNRLDYNLKTEIVISPEKYTIDYGDFTIVGSEGTFDNKQGLLKSTNADITSKAGDRFKSDKADGNLKEMRIDFIGNAKGHMIHQGKRTDFTGDFARVYFKNDGGYKAIRSEIKKNAVFIQEEKKLQSDYIEADIERNLIFSRDNTKLTVTDAKNGDTIVTSDTAEIDINRDIATLVGNVYIENKNPEQGITIITAEKGIIRQKTGILDLMGNVKIENKESIIEADEGTYNTNTKKIKAKGHVFINHKNN; this is encoded by the coding sequence ATGAATAAAAAGAAAATCTATATAATTATTTTTGTAGTTATAATAATATTAGGTTACCTGAACTATTTTAAAGATGAAAATGATCTGTCTGATATAAAAAAAGCTATAGAAACAACAAATGTTACTTATGATAGTGAAGACTATCATGTTGAAGCAGATAAACAAGTAGATTATGTAGATGATAATGAAACAAATTTTGAAAAGGCAAAAGCCTTAGTAAAGGATATGGTAATAAGTGGAGATAATGTATTTATAGATAAAGTGAGAAATTTAGCATTAAAAAATAATATACTTGGAGTGAGTCCAAATGGGTGGAAATTTAATACAGAAGCAGCTCGTTATGATAAACTAAAAGATGAAATAACCTCTGATGTTGGAGTATCTGCAGAGAATGCTGAGAAAAAAGTAAAGGTATCTGGAAAGAATTTTGTTACTGATAGCAAGATGAGTTATATAGAACTGAAAGATAATGTAGTTTTAGAAAATGAAAAAATAAAATTAAAAGGCGACATTGGTAGATATAGTGATGCCAGCAAAATAGTTACACTTTCAGGAAATATAACTATTGATGGAACAGATAGAGAAAATGCTGAAATATCTGGAAATTTTCTTAATTTAAAATATTCAGTAGATGATAAAATTCTTGAGGCATGGGAACCTTATGATGTAACTTATAGTGGAGCAAAACTTTCAGCAGGGAACTTATGGTATCAAGACACCACAGAAGCCCTTTTGGTTACTAAAAATGTGATAATAGAAACTAATGGATATAAGATATATGTTGATAAAATTCAAAGAGAAGCCAACAGTAATATAGTTAAGTTTTTTGGGAAAATAACTGGAAGTAATGGGATATATTCTTTTTCTGGAAAAGAAGCAGTTTATGATATAAATACTGGAGAACTAACTTTTTACGGAGATGTAAAAATTACATCAACGAAAGGTGAGGAATTGACAGCAGATAAAATAGTATATAATAATAATACTAAATTTATAACTGCATATGGAGAAAAGAAAGATGCAGTATACATTTCAAATAATGGAGAATTGAGAAGTAAGGAATTTAGATATAACAATGAAACTAAAGAGCTGTTTGCAGATAAAAAATATGATTTTAAAAGCCAAAAATATGACAGTATTGGAGATAAATTCTATTTCAATGATCTGACAAAAGATGGATATATAGTAAATGGAACTATGTATGATAAAATCAAAAAACAAACTGCCAAAGGTAAAAGAATGGATTTTAATACTGAAACAAAAATATACACAGTAAAGGAAAATTCAGTATTTGAAAACCAAGATTATAGATTAGAAAGTAATGATATAACATATAATGGAGTTACTGGAAAAGTAGAAACACCAGATAAATATAAAGTTATATCTTTAAAAAATGAAACATCTTTTACAGGAGTAGGAGCAGTATATGATGAAAATACAGGGGAATTGGTAAGTAATGGAGAAATAAATGCTTCTGGAAGAAATTTTATTGCCAGTGGAGAAAATCTTACATATAATAATAAAAATGGAATAGGAGAACTTCAAAGTAAAATTTCTTTTACAAATACTAAAAATGGAACAACAGTGACAGGAGATAAACTTCTATTTCAAAAAGATAATTATATGGAGCTTATAGGAAACCTTGTAATAAATAGTGAAAAAATAGTAGCAAAATCATCAAGAGGAAAGTATAATTTAGAGGAAGAAAAAGTATATATTCCTGAAAAAATAGATTTTGAAAGTAAGGATAAATTGACATCAGGAACTATGTCAAAGGGAGTATTTGATGTAAAAGCTTCTGTATTTACTGGAGATAATTTTAAAGGCAAAAATAAAGAAAATGATATAAAAAGCGATAAAATGAAATATTATACAAATGAAGATAAGGTAGAATTTGGAAAAAATACTGTTATAGTAACTCCAGAAAGCAGATTAAGAGGAAATAGGCTTGACTATAATCTTAAGACAGAAATAGTCATTTCTCCTGAGAAGTATACTATAGATTATGGAGATTTTACTATAGTTGGAAGTGAAGGGACTTTTGATAATAAACAAGGACTATTAAAAAGTACAAATGCAGATATAACTTCCAAAGCTGGTGACAGATTCAAATCAGATAAAGCAGATGGAAATCTTAAAGAGATGAGAATAGATTTTATAGGAAATGCTAAGGGACATATGATTCATCAAGGAAAACGTACAGATTTTACAGGAGATTTTGCCAGAGTATATTTTAAAAATGATGGTGGATATAAAGCAATAAGAAGTGAAATTAAAAAGAATGCAGTATTTATTCAAGAGGAGAAAAAACTTCAATCTGATTATATTGAAGCAGATATAGAAAGAAATCTTATTTTCTCAAGGGATAATACAAAACTTACAGTAACTGATGCTAAAAATGGAGATACAATTGTAACCTCTGATACTGCTGAAATAGATATAAACAGAGATATAGCTACTTTAGTTGGAAATGTTTACATTGAAAATAAAAATCCTGAACAGGGAATTACCATTATTACTGCTGAAAAAGGAATAATTAGGCAAAAAACTGGTATACTTGACCTTATGGGAAATGTAAAAATTGAAAATAAAGAATCTATAATAGAAGCAGATGAAGGAACTTACAATACAAATACAAAAAAAATAAAAGCAAAAGGGCATGTATTTATAAACCATAAAAATAATTAA
- the alaS_2 gene encoding Alanine--tRNA ligase, which yields MLTGNQIRKEFIEFFEAKHHKHFESASLIPDDATLLLTVAGMVPFKPYFLGQKEAPYPRVTTYQKCIRTNDLENVGRTARHHTFFEMLGNFSFGDYFKKEAIQWSWEFVTEVLKIDKDKLWVSVFTTDDEAEQIWIEKCNFPKERLVRLGEDENWWAAGPTGSCGPCSEIHVDLGPAYGGDENSKLGDEGTDNRFIEIWNLVFTEWNRMEDGSLEPLPKKNIDTGAGLERIAAMVQGKSNNFETDLLFPLIEEAAKLTNSQYGRDEEENFSLKVITDHSRAVTFLINDGVIPSNEGRGYVLRRILRRAVRHGRLLGHSELFLYKMVDKVVSMMENAYPDLRSNVEHIKKVVKIEEEKFSRTLDQGMQLVNQEIEKLKAANITKLDGEVTFKLYDTYGFPYELTEEICQEKGIEISKEEFEAKMTEQKEKARAAREVVMEKGQDSFIEEFYDRYGATEFSGYTTLKDTGKLLSSRDGKDNKKLMIFDVTPFYGESGGQAADIGMITGNGFEGKVIDVQKQKGIFIHTVEVLKGTPIEGEEYFLEIDEANRMATAKNHTATHLLHEALREVLGSHVQQAGSFVNGERLRFDFNHYEAMTAEELEKVEELVNEKIAEAIDVKIANMSMDEAKKAGATALFGDKYGDVVRVVSVEGFSIELCGGTHIDNIGKIGLFKIESEAGIAAGIRRIEAVTGKGAYKVVKDTEMLLKNVEKVVKSDEANLLDRVEKMVETIKENSKELEELKSRFTQIEAQALAENSEIINGVTVIMKTFKTRTADDLRKMIDYVKDKMTNTVVVLASSTDKAIFAAGVTKELTSKVKAGNLVKEAAVITGGNGGGRPDFAQAGGKDVTKIQEAMDSVKETLKNSL from the coding sequence ATGTTAACAGGAAATCAAATTAGAAAAGAGTTTATTGAGTTTTTTGAAGCAAAACATCATAAACACTTTGAAAGTGCATCTCTTATCCCTGATGATGCAACTTTATTATTAACAGTAGCAGGAATGGTTCCATTTAAACCATATTTTTTAGGACAGAAAGAAGCTCCATATCCAAGAGTGACTACTTATCAAAAATGTATTAGAACAAATGACCTTGAAAATGTTGGGAGAACAGCAAGACACCATACATTTTTTGAAATGCTTGGGAATTTCTCTTTTGGAGATTATTTTAAAAAAGAAGCTATACAATGGTCTTGGGAATTTGTTACTGAAGTATTAAAAATAGATAAAGACAAACTTTGGGTATCAGTTTTTACAACAGATGATGAAGCAGAACAAATATGGATAGAAAAATGTAATTTTCCAAAAGAAAGATTGGTTAGACTTGGAGAAGATGAAAACTGGTGGGCAGCAGGACCAACTGGTTCATGTGGACCTTGTTCAGAAATTCATGTAGATTTAGGACCAGCTTATGGAGGAGATGAGAACTCTAAACTTGGTGACGAAGGAACTGATAATCGTTTTATTGAGATATGGAACCTTGTATTTACTGAATGGAATAGAATGGAAGATGGAAGTCTTGAACCTCTTCCTAAGAAAAATATAGATACTGGAGCAGGACTTGAAAGAATAGCTGCTATGGTACAAGGGAAGTCAAATAACTTTGAAACAGATCTTCTGTTCCCATTAATTGAAGAGGCTGCAAAACTTACTAACTCACAATATGGAAGAGATGAGGAAGAAAATTTTTCATTGAAAGTAATAACAGACCACTCAAGAGCAGTTACTTTCTTGATTAATGATGGAGTCATTCCATCAAATGAAGGAAGAGGATATGTTTTGAGAAGAATATTGAGAAGAGCAGTAAGACATGGAAGACTTTTAGGACATTCAGAATTATTCTTATATAAGATGGTAGATAAAGTAGTAAGTATGATGGAAAATGCTTATCCAGATCTTAGAAGTAATGTTGAGCATATTAAAAAAGTTGTAAAAATAGAAGAAGAGAAGTTTTCTCGTACTCTTGATCAAGGTATGCAGCTTGTAAATCAGGAAATTGAAAAATTAAAAGCAGCAAATATTACTAAACTTGATGGTGAAGTAACATTTAAGCTTTATGATACTTATGGTTTCCCTTATGAATTAACAGAAGAAATCTGTCAAGAGAAAGGAATTGAAATATCAAAAGAAGAGTTTGAAGCTAAAATGACTGAACAGAAAGAGAAAGCAAGAGCTGCAAGAGAAGTTGTAATGGAAAAAGGTCAGGATAGTTTTATTGAAGAATTTTATGACAGATATGGAGCTACAGAATTCAGTGGCTATACAACTCTTAAAGATACAGGAAAATTACTAAGTTCAAGAGATGGAAAAGACAACAAAAAGCTTATGATATTTGATGTAACTCCATTTTATGGAGAATCTGGAGGTCAAGCAGCAGATATTGGTATGATTACTGGAAATGGGTTTGAAGGTAAAGTTATAGATGTTCAAAAACAAAAAGGAATATTTATTCATACTGTAGAAGTACTAAAAGGAACTCCAATAGAAGGAGAAGAATATTTTCTGGAAATTGATGAAGCTAATAGAATGGCTACAGCAAAAAATCATACAGCTACTCACTTGCTTCATGAAGCTTTGAGAGAAGTTCTAGGTTCTCATGTTCAACAGGCTGGATCTTTTGTAAATGGAGAAAGATTAAGATTTGACTTTAACCACTATGAAGCTATGACTGCTGAAGAACTTGAAAAAGTAGAAGAATTGGTAAATGAAAAGATAGCTGAAGCTATAGATGTAAAAATTGCTAATATGAGTATGGACGAAGCTAAAAAAGCTGGAGCTACAGCACTATTTGGGGACAAATATGGAGATGTAGTAAGAGTAGTATCTGTAGAAGGTTTTTCTATAGAGCTTTGTGGAGGAACTCATATAGATAATATAGGTAAAATAGGTTTATTTAAGATAGAGAGTGAAGCAGGAATAGCTGCTGGAATCAGAAGAATTGAAGCTGTAACTGGAAAGGGTGCTTATAAAGTAGTCAAGGATACTGAAATGCTTCTGAAGAATGTAGAAAAAGTTGTAAAGTCTGATGAAGCTAATCTTCTGGACAGAGTTGAAAAAATGGTAGAAACTATTAAAGAAAACAGCAAGGAACTAGAAGAATTAAAAAGCAGATTTACTCAAATAGAAGCTCAGGCTTTGGCTGAAAATTCTGAAATCATCAATGGAGTAACAGTTATTATGAAAACTTTTAAAACTAGAACAGCTGATGATTTAAGAAAAATGATTGATTATGTAAAAGATAAAATGACTAACACTGTTGTTGTACTGGCATCTAGTACTGATAAAGCTATATTTGCTGCTGGAGTAACTAAAGAACTTACTTCAAAAGTAAAAGCTGGAAACTTGGTAAAAGAAGCTGCTGTAATCACTGGTGGAAATGGTGGAGGAAGACCTGACTTCGCTCAAGCTGGTGGAAAAGATGTAACTAAAATTCAGGAAGCTATGGATTCAGTAAAAGAAACTTTAAAAAATTCTTTATAA
- the mutS_2 gene encoding DNA mismatch repair protein mutS — MEILKLLQGNSIFSIEVKTLIDIYNLIEKTIVDEPPFSVREGGIIRQGYNEMLDELHGLSKDGKDYILEIENRERERTGIKGLKIKYNKVFGYFIEVTRANAHLVPADYIRKQTLANAERYIVPDLKEYEEKVLNAKDKIENLEYQLFKEVAYEIKSHKEILQDLAYKIAYLDVASDLAHIAIKNSYVQPEIHAGKDIEIIAGRHPIVEKLIPAGEYVKNNIVFDDNKEMIILTGPNMSGKSTYMKQVALIIIMAHMGSYVPANYAKIGLVDKIFTRIGASDDLLTGQSTFMLEMSEVANIVNSATNRSFIILDEIGRGTSTFDGISIATAITEYIHERIGAKTIFATHYHELTQLEDKLDRAENYRIEVKENDKEIVFLREIVKGGADKSYGIEVARLAGLPKEILDRSKSVLKNLEDRKQIIEKKLKGEQLILFGTPQKEESTEEEKNNLKGKELTKEQKIVMRVLEELDPNGMTPLEALLKLNELKKILNRS, encoded by the coding sequence TTGGAAATATTAAAACTTTTGCAAGGAAATTCTATATTTTCTATTGAAGTAAAAACTTTGATTGATATTTATAACTTAATAGAAAAAACTATTGTAGATGAACCACCTTTTTCTGTAAGAGAAGGAGGAATCATCAGACAGGGATATAATGAGATGCTTGATGAACTTCATGGATTATCAAAAGACGGAAAAGATTATATTCTTGAGATAGAAAACAGAGAGAGAGAAAGAACAGGAATAAAAGGTCTTAAAATAAAATATAATAAAGTGTTCGGTTATTTTATAGAGGTAACAAGAGCTAATGCACATCTGGTTCCAGCAGATTATATTAGGAAACAAACTTTGGCTAATGCTGAAAGATATATAGTTCCTGATTTGAAGGAATATGAAGAAAAGGTATTAAATGCAAAAGATAAAATAGAAAATTTGGAATATCAGCTATTTAAAGAAGTTGCTTATGAAATAAAAAGCCATAAAGAAATACTTCAAGATTTGGCATATAAGATAGCCTACCTTGATGTAGCAAGTGATCTGGCCCACATAGCAATAAAAAATTCATATGTCCAACCTGAAATACATGCAGGTAAAGATATAGAAATAATTGCTGGAAGACACCCAATAGTAGAAAAACTTATTCCAGCAGGAGAATATGTAAAAAATAATATAGTATTTGATGATAATAAAGAAATGATAATACTTACAGGGCCAAATATGTCAGGTAAATCTACTTATATGAAACAGGTGGCTTTAATTATAATTATGGCTCACATGGGGTCATATGTACCAGCTAACTATGCTAAAATAGGATTGGTAGATAAAATATTTACTAGAATAGGAGCAAGTGATGATCTTCTTACAGGGCAGTCTACATTTATGCTTGAAATGAGTGAAGTTGCCAACATAGTAAACAGTGCAACAAACAGGTCATTTATAATACTTGATGAAATAGGAAGAGGGACTTCAACTTTTGATGGTATTTCCATAGCGACAGCTATCACTGAATATATTCATGAAAGAATAGGAGCAAAAACAATATTTGCCACTCATTATCATGAACTTACTCAATTGGAAGATAAACTGGATAGAGCTGAAAATTATAGAATAGAAGTAAAAGAAAATGATAAAGAGATAGTTTTTTTGAGGGAAATAGTAAAAGGTGGTGCAGATAAGTCTTATGGAATAGAAGTAGCAAGACTTGCAGGATTACCTAAAGAGATATTGGATAGATCAAAATCTGTATTAAAAAATTTAGAAGATAGAAAACAAATAATTGAGAAAAAATTAAAAGGGGAACAGCTTATACTTTTTGGAACTCCTCAAAAAGAAGAATCAACTGAAGAAGAAAAAAATAACTTAAAAGGAAAAGAACTGACAAAAGAACAGAAAATAGTTATGAGAGTATTGGAAGAGTTAGATCCTAATGGAATGACACCACTGGAAGCATTATTAAAGCTTAATGAACTGAAAAAAATATTAAATAGGAGTTAA
- the mutS_3 gene encoding DNA mismatch repair protein mutS — MAGDTPLMSQYKEIKEQNKDNLLFFRLGDFYEMFFDDAVIASKELGLTLTSRNREKGQDVPLAGVPYHSVSSYIAKLVNKGYKVAICEQVEDPKSVKGIVKREVVRVITPGTVIDTDYLDEKSNNYLMGIKIDGNKGAIAYVDITTGEFKASELEGEDIIFKLLGEINKIAPKEILLEEKTYDKYYEELKKHNTLSDVNISKITEKRKCEDYLKDYFKVISLESFGLKDRKMAIVVSATILNYVVELQKGKELPVNNILYTSSENIMELNITTQRNLDIVDNYREKNGVGTLLWVMDECMTSMGSRLLKKFIKNPLLDIEKINERQKDIAFFIENVLLREEIREKLKSIYDIERIIGKLILETENGRDLISLKISIKIHWKY, encoded by the coding sequence GTGGCTGGAGATACGCCTTTAATGAGTCAATATAAAGAAATAAAAGAGCAGAATAAGGATAATCTTCTATTTTTCAGACTAGGAGATTTTTATGAAATGTTTTTTGATGATGCAGTTATAGCTTCAAAAGAACTTGGATTGACATTGACAAGCAGAAATAGAGAAAAAGGTCAAGATGTACCTCTTGCAGGAGTTCCTTATCATTCGGTATCTTCATACATAGCTAAATTGGTTAATAAAGGCTATAAAGTAGCTATTTGTGAGCAAGTAGAGGACCCTAAAAGTGTAAAAGGAATAGTAAAAAGAGAAGTTGTAAGAGTTATAACACCTGGAACTGTCATTGATACAGATTATCTTGATGAAAAAAGTAATAACTATCTTATGGGGATAAAAATAGATGGAAATAAAGGAGCAATAGCTTATGTAGACATTACAACTGGTGAATTCAAAGCCAGTGAACTGGAAGGAGAAGATATAATCTTTAAACTTCTGGGAGAGATAAATAAAATTGCGCCTAAAGAAATATTGTTAGAAGAGAAAACTTATGATAAATATTATGAGGAACTGAAAAAACATAATACTTTATCAGATGTTAACATAAGCAAAATAACTGAAAAAAGAAAGTGCGAAGATTACCTTAAAGATTATTTTAAAGTAATATCATTGGAAAGTTTTGGATTAAAAGATAGAAAAATGGCTATTGTAGTATCAGCTACTATTTTAAACTATGTAGTTGAGCTGCAAAAAGGGAAGGAACTTCCTGTAAACAATATATTATATACTAGCAGTGAAAATATAATGGAGCTAAATATAACTACTCAAAGAAACCTGGATATAGTGGATAATTATAGAGAAAAAAATGGAGTAGGAACACTTTTGTGGGTAATGGATGAATGTATGACTTCTATGGGAAGCAGACTTCTGAAAAAATTTATAAAAAATCCTCTTCTTGACATAGAAAAAATAAATGAAAGACAAAAAGATATAGCTTTTTTTATTGAAAATGTGCTTCTGAGGGAAGAGATTAGAGAAAAATTAAAAAGTATATATGATATAGAAAGAATAATAGGAAAGCTTATACTTGAAACTGAAAATGGAAGAGATTTGATTTCGTTAAAAATTTCTATAAAAATTCATTGGAAATATTAA